The proteins below are encoded in one region of Candidatus Dadabacteria bacterium:
- a CDS encoding tetratricopeptide repeat protein yields MPKIKYTTKELKRPDKFREFLAESLEGLSEHFNKILIGMGVIAVALLAVCFVSSQQEEKDLLANEQLREALKSYKSGEMETSLSQLQTLREEHSGTEVSILALYQMGMINYQLGNFEEAIKHLEVFLDDDPEDGIFRDGANLVIGLSAFELEKWDKSIEYFSEVNRSESPYYVQARRQLSLVYEKIGEPEKAEKIRKETSSISTR; encoded by the coding sequence ATGCCCAAAATAAAATATACGACCAAAGAACTTAAGCGCCCCGATAAATTCAGAGAGTTCCTGGCGGAATCCCTCGAAGGTCTCTCGGAGCACTTCAACAAAATACTTATCGGCATGGGCGTCATAGCAGTGGCCCTGCTCGCAGTCTGCTTTGTTTCCTCGCAACAGGAAGAAAAAGACCTCTTGGCAAACGAGCAACTCCGCGAGGCTCTTAAGAGTTACAAGAGCGGAGAAATGGAAACTTCTCTTTCACAACTGCAAACGTTGCGTGAGGAGCATTCCGGAACCGAGGTGTCGATTCTGGCTCTTTACCAGATGGGGATGATCAATTACCAGCTTGGGAACTTCGAAGAAGCGATAAAACACCTTGAGGTTTTCCTTGATGATGATCCCGAAGACGGTATTTTCCGCGACGGCGCAAATCTAGTGATCGGGCTGTCCGCTTTCGAGCTTGAGAAATGGGACAAGAGCATAGAATACTTCTCCGAAGTGAACAGAAGCGAAAGCCCCTATTACGTCCAAGCGAGAAGGCAGTTGAGTCTTGTGTACGAAAAGATCGGAGAACCCGAGAAAGCGGAGAAAATTCGAAAAGAAACATCTAGCATCTCAACCAGATAA
- a CDS encoding nodulation protein NfeD, which translates to MPQAGRGPLLRISVFFLLLSAILGYQVSAADPEAPPRTAEIVEIEINGSINPSTVDYIKTGLSEARARDATALLILLDTPGGLLNSTKDIVKILLNSEVPVIVYVYPRGATATSAGVFITLSAHVAAMSPGTSIGAAHPVMLGRGQQRGPAPGKPEEKKDDKSSDVMNEKIENFASSFMESIAKERGRNAEWAVDSVRKSVSVTADEALSKNVIDIISPDIPSLLSEIDGKEVKASGQSVRLETAGASTQRLEMSLRQKVVNILSTPDIAFLLLSLGSLGIFLEFYNPGMIFPGVAGLIALLVGFVSLQILPFNYAGLILLFVAMALLISEVYVTSYGLLSLAALACLVFGGLLLFDTPESDLGVSRGTIAAVAVSIGLLSVFIVYLGVKSFKVPVQGGFEGMVGQKGEVVSWSQKSGKVFIGGEYWEATGEREFSPGEKIKVIESTGDLVVRVSDYDGKQ; encoded by the coding sequence ATGCCCCAAGCGGGCAGGGGTCCGCTTCTGCGCATTTCAGTTTTTTTCCTGCTTCTCTCCGCGATTTTGGGTTACCAGGTATCCGCCGCCGATCCGGAAGCTCCTCCCCGGACAGCAGAGATAGTTGAGATCGAGATAAACGGTTCCATAAATCCCTCGACCGTGGACTACATTAAAACCGGTCTCTCAGAAGCGCGCGCCCGCGATGCCACCGCTCTGCTTATCCTCTTGGATACCCCAGGGGGGCTTCTTAATTCCACGAAGGATATAGTGAAGATCCTTCTTAATTCCGAGGTTCCGGTGATAGTTTACGTCTACCCGAGGGGAGCGACTGCCACTTCCGCGGGAGTTTTCATCACGCTCTCAGCCCACGTGGCGGCCATGTCTCCCGGAACAAGCATAGGGGCGGCCCATCCTGTGATGCTGGGGCGTGGCCAGCAGAGGGGCCCGGCCCCCGGGAAGCCGGAAGAAAAGAAAGACGATAAGTCTTCTGACGTGATGAACGAAAAGATTGAGAATTTCGCGTCGTCTTTTATGGAAAGCATAGCCAAGGAAAGGGGAAGAAATGCGGAATGGGCAGTCGATTCGGTGAGAAAAAGCGTTTCGGTGACCGCCGATGAAGCGCTTAGCAAAAATGTGATTGATATCATCTCTCCCGATATTCCCTCGCTTCTCTCCGAGATAGACGGCAAGGAAGTGAAAGCAAGCGGCCAGAGCGTCCGTCTTGAGACAGCCGGCGCGAGCACGCAGCGCCTCGAGATGAGCCTGCGGCAGAAGGTGGTTAATATTCTCAGCACCCCGGACATAGCGTTTCTGCTTCTCTCCCTGGGCTCGCTCGGAATATTCCTTGAGTTCTACAACCCGGGAATGATTTTTCCCGGAGTCGCCGGACTTATTGCGCTGCTCGTCGGTTTTGTCTCCCTTCAAATCCTTCCTTTTAATTACGCCGGTTTGATACTGCTTTTCGTCGCAATGGCGCTTTTGATATCGGAGGTGTACGTGACGAGTTACGGCCTTTTGAGCCTAGCTGCGCTTGCGTGTCTTGTGTTCGGGGGGCTTCTGCTTTTTGATACGCCGGAATCTGATCTCGGCGTGAGCAGGGGAACCATAGCAGCTGTGGCCGTAAGCATTGGATTGCTCTCGGTTTTTATTGTATATTTAGGCGTAAAATCGTTCAAAGTTCCCGTTCAGGGCGGTTTCGAGGGGATGGTGGGTCAGAAGGGGGAAGTTGTTTCCTGGTCTCAAAAAAGCGGAAAGGTTTTCATCGGGGGAGAGTACTGGGAAGCGACGGGCGAGCGCGAGTTTTCACCCGGGGAAAAAATAAAAGTAATAGAGAGCACAGGAGATCTCGTCGTCAGGGTTTCAGACTATGACGGCAAACAGTGA